A window of the Pseudomonas furukawaii genome harbors these coding sequences:
- a CDS encoding ProQ/FinO family protein, with translation MGFEQLAELRDRLRAEKVQAKTENTKQRTRKPSPQTKPREQDPAVEAIWRLQKHFPLAFPVNPAPKVPLKEGILKDAEQHLELLGITSEQLKQGIATWCRGSRYWASMTENAPRLDLNGQAVGIVTAAQALHAKQQAKRQRGQARRNQPKPKQDKAVDTAAEQIAD, from the coding sequence ATGGGTTTTGAACAACTAGCTGAACTACGCGATCGCCTGCGGGCCGAAAAAGTGCAGGCAAAGACTGAGAATACGAAGCAGCGTACGCGGAAGCCTTCTCCGCAGACTAAGCCTCGCGAGCAAGATCCCGCGGTGGAAGCGATCTGGAGATTGCAGAAGCACTTCCCATTGGCCTTCCCGGTCAATCCGGCCCCCAAGGTTCCGCTCAAGGAAGGCATTCTCAAGGATGCCGAGCAGCACCTGGAACTGCTCGGAATCACCAGCGAACAGCTCAAGCAGGGCATCGCTACCTGGTGCCGCGGAAGTCGATACTGGGCAAGCATGACGGAGAATGCGCCGCGCCTGGACTTGAACGGCCAGGCAGTCGGCATCGTGACAGCGGCTCAGGCGCTGCATGCGAAGCAACAGGCCAAGCGGCAGCGCGGACAAGCACGACGCAATCAGCCCAAGCCTAAACAGGACAAGGCCGTCGATACCGCTGCGGAACAGATCGCGGATTGA
- a CDS encoding GNAT family N-acetyltransferase, translating into MFTLVHLDTPPPESLKNQVLQMVVDYFSDISPVPLTPSNPLYQLYQYVIGYEVHLYLQAMDAATNSSARLILALDDEDPSQVLGFALYLPSQDDAEACTLTYLAVRASHRRRGIARAMVQRMLEHRPHAELACAASKAPTFESMGFQLLAAQGPQALLNTRDHRSDGMVAVQDLAPIFQSKEVRQIHAYLVKQHGRKAMSEAEHKRDRLLDQMAYQAQALVKERFPTIH; encoded by the coding sequence ATGTTCACCCTTGTACACCTCGACACCCCGCCGCCCGAATCCCTGAAGAACCAGGTCCTGCAGATGGTGGTGGACTACTTCAGCGATATCAGCCCGGTGCCGCTGACGCCCAGCAATCCGCTCTATCAGCTGTACCAGTACGTGATCGGCTACGAAGTGCACCTGTATCTGCAGGCCATGGACGCCGCCACGAACAGCAGCGCGCGGCTGATCCTGGCGCTGGATGACGAAGACCCTTCGCAGGTGCTGGGCTTCGCCCTCTACCTGCCGAGCCAGGATGACGCCGAGGCCTGCACCCTGACCTACCTGGCCGTCAGGGCCAGCCACCGCCGGCGCGGCATCGCCCGGGCCATGGTGCAGCGCATGCTCGAACACCGCCCCCACGCCGAACTGGCCTGCGCGGCGAGCAAGGCGCCGACCTTCGAATCGATGGGGTTTCAGCTACTGGCCGCCCAGGGCCCGCAGGCGCTGCTGAACACCCGTGACCACCGCTCGGACGGCATGGTGGCGGTGCAGGACCTGGCCCCGATCTTCCAATCCAAGGAAGTGCGGCAGATCCACGCCTACCTGGTGAAGCAACACGGTCGGAAGGCCATGAGCGAGGCCGAGCACAAGCGTGACCGCTTGCTGGACCAGATGGCCTATCAGGCCCAGGCATTGGTGAAAGAGCGTTTTCCCACGATTCACTGA
- a CDS encoding DUF3833 domain-containing protein, protein MRLVLLAMTLLLASCGGIDVDHYRQEQPKLDLVEYFSRPVEAWGMFQKRSGEVVKRFHVDITSRRDGDKLILDERFVYSDGTRQQRVWTLTPLGDGRWRGTAGDVVGEADGEVAGNALRWRYTLDLPVDDTRYHVQFDDWMYLMDEDTLINRSFMSKFGVELGQVTLFFRRQPAGQ, encoded by the coding sequence ATGCGCTTGGTACTACTGGCAATGACCCTGCTGCTGGCCAGTTGTGGGGGGATCGACGTCGACCATTACCGGCAGGAGCAGCCGAAGCTGGACCTGGTCGAGTATTTTTCCCGCCCGGTGGAAGCCTGGGGCATGTTCCAGAAGCGTTCCGGGGAGGTGGTCAAGCGCTTCCATGTCGATATCACCAGCCGGCGTGATGGAGACAAGCTGATCCTCGACGAGCGCTTCGTCTACAGCGACGGCACCCGCCAGCAGCGGGTCTGGACGCTCACGCCGCTGGGCGACGGGCGCTGGCGTGGCACCGCCGGCGACGTGGTGGGGGAGGCCGATGGCGAGGTGGCGGGCAACGCCCTGCGCTGGCGCTACACCCTGGACCTGCCGGTGGATGACACCCGCTACCACGTCCAGTTCGACGACTGGATGTACCTCATGGACGAGGACACCCTGATCAACCGTTCCTTCATGAGCAAGTTCGGCGTGGAGCTGGGCCAGGTGACCCTGTTCTTCCGCCGCCAGCCGGCTGGGCAGTGA
- a CDS encoding DUF6482 family protein — translation MNLQELASEVGAGHIRELDLVSLEGGIYLLQARLDGKLMTLQDEHGESLRLRSTTHAREVLEHLPPLTCHLVQQVVHDEMCGLRDGEIEPLRLPFSSRSAW, via the coding sequence ATGAATCTTCAGGAACTGGCGAGTGAAGTGGGCGCCGGGCACATCCGCGAACTGGACCTGGTGTCGCTGGAAGGCGGCATCTACCTGCTCCAGGCACGCCTGGACGGCAAGCTGATGACCCTGCAGGACGAGCACGGCGAAAGCCTGCGCCTGCGGTCCACCACCCACGCCCGGGAGGTGCTGGAGCACCTGCCGCCACTCACCTGCCACCTGGTGCAGCAGGTGGTCCACGATGAAATGTGCGGCTTGCGCGACGGCGAGATCGAACCGCTGCGCCTGCCGTTCTCCTCCCGCTCGGCGTGGTGA
- a CDS encoding AraC family transcriptional regulator → MVRSTLAALGSAEPGRGPASLDDLLASAELLLPMLDAIPNAAIFIKDLQARYVLANRTLVQRCGLKDLRPLLGRTSAEVFPAQLGPGYTEQDRRVLEQGEVLEDQLELHLYGSREPGWCLTHKHPLLDRGGAIIGLAGISVDLQSAGTAHPAYARLAAVDEHIRNHFHEAITLDTLTRIAGLSVAQLERYCTRVFQLTPRQMITKARLEHAHRLLQTDLPITDIALQCGYTDHSAFSRQFKQLTGFTPRQYRQAMGG, encoded by the coding sequence ATGGTGCGGAGCACACTGGCGGCACTGGGATCGGCGGAGCCCGGACGGGGTCCGGCGTCCCTGGACGACCTGCTCGCCAGCGCCGAACTGCTGCTGCCGATGCTGGATGCGATCCCCAACGCGGCGATCTTCATCAAGGACCTCCAGGCCCGCTATGTGCTGGCCAACCGCACCCTGGTGCAGCGTTGCGGCCTCAAGGACCTGCGCCCGCTGCTGGGCAGGACCAGCGCCGAGGTCTTCCCGGCCCAGCTCGGCCCCGGCTATACCGAACAGGACCGCCGCGTGCTGGAACAGGGCGAGGTGCTGGAGGACCAGCTGGAACTGCACCTGTACGGCAGCCGCGAACCCGGCTGGTGCCTGACCCACAAACACCCGCTGCTGGATCGCGGCGGCGCCATCATCGGCCTGGCGGGCATCTCCGTGGACCTGCAATCAGCCGGCACCGCACACCCGGCCTACGCGCGGCTCGCCGCCGTGGACGAGCACATCCGCAACCACTTCCACGAAGCCATTACCCTGGACACCCTGACCCGCATCGCCGGGCTCTCGGTCGCCCAGTTGGAGCGCTATTGCACGCGGGTGTTCCAGCTCACGCCCCGGCAGATGATCACCAAGGCGCGCCTCGAACACGCCCACCGCCTGCTGCAGACCGACCTGCCCATCACGGACATCGCCCTGCAGTGCGGCTACACCGACCACAGCGCCTTCAGCCGCCAGTTCAAGCAGCTCACGGGTTTCACGCCCCGGCAGTACCGGCAGGCGATGGGGGGCTGA
- a CDS encoding APC family permease, with protein MSGKFKKQLSLTDLTFIGLGAIFGSGWLFAASHVSAIAGPAGIVSWFLGGFAVLLLGIIYCELGAALPRAGGVVRYPVFSHGPLLGYLMGFITLIAFSSLVAIEVVASRQYAAAWFPGLTEAGSSDPTVLGWLVQFGLLCLFFWLNYRSVKTFARANNLVSVFKFIVPLLVIGVLFTFFKPANFEVQGFAPFGLSGIEMAVSAGGIIFAYLGLTPIISVASEVKNPQRTIPIALILSVLLSTAIYVLLQIAFLGAVPTELLANGWAGISREFALPYRDIALVLGVGWLAYLVVADAVVSPSGCGNIYMNATPRVIYGWAKTGTFFRIFTRIDEQSGIPRPALWLTFALSVFWTLPFPSWEALINVVSAALVLSYAVAPVTVAALRRNAPDLPRPFRVRGLGLMGPLSFVIAALIVYWSGWGTVSWLLGLQILMFVIYLLCRRFVPTEHLSLAQQVRSSAWLIGFYALTLLLSWLGSFGGLGVLGHPYDTLAVAVCALGIYHWGAATGVPAELIRLGGEDESEEGTEAEAAPSPVALPDQA; from the coding sequence ATGTCTGGAAAGTTCAAGAAACAGCTCTCATTGACGGACCTCACCTTCATCGGCCTGGGGGCCATCTTCGGCTCCGGCTGGCTGTTCGCGGCCAGCCACGTCTCCGCCATCGCCGGCCCGGCCGGAATCGTCTCCTGGTTCCTCGGCGGCTTCGCCGTCCTGCTGCTGGGCATCATCTACTGCGAGCTGGGAGCGGCCTTGCCGCGCGCCGGTGGCGTGGTGCGCTACCCGGTGTTCTCCCACGGGCCGCTGCTGGGGTACCTGATGGGCTTCATCACGCTGATCGCCTTTTCCAGCCTGGTGGCGATCGAAGTGGTCGCTTCCCGCCAGTACGCGGCGGCCTGGTTCCCGGGGCTGACCGAGGCGGGCTCCAGCGACCCGACGGTACTCGGCTGGCTGGTGCAGTTCGGCCTGCTGTGCCTGTTCTTCTGGCTCAACTACCGCAGCGTGAAGACCTTCGCCCGGGCCAACAACCTGGTCAGCGTGTTCAAGTTCATCGTGCCGCTGCTGGTCATCGGCGTGCTCTTCACCTTCTTCAAGCCGGCTAACTTCGAGGTCCAGGGCTTCGCGCCCTTCGGCCTTTCGGGTATCGAGATGGCGGTGTCGGCCGGCGGCATCATCTTCGCCTACCTGGGGCTCACGCCGATCATCTCGGTGGCCAGCGAGGTGAAGAATCCGCAGCGCACCATCCCCATCGCGCTGATTCTTTCTGTGCTGCTTTCCACCGCCATCTACGTGCTGCTGCAGATCGCTTTCCTCGGGGCGGTGCCTACGGAGCTGCTGGCCAACGGCTGGGCCGGCATCTCCAGGGAGTTCGCCCTGCCGTACCGCGACATCGCCCTGGTGCTCGGGGTGGGCTGGCTGGCCTACCTGGTGGTGGCCGACGCGGTGGTCTCGCCCAGCGGCTGCGGCAACATCTACATGAACGCCACCCCTCGGGTGATCTATGGCTGGGCGAAGACCGGCACCTTCTTCCGGATCTTCACACGCATCGACGAACAGTCCGGCATTCCGCGCCCGGCCCTCTGGCTGACCTTCGCCCTGTCGGTGTTCTGGACGCTGCCGTTTCCCTCCTGGGAAGCGCTGATCAACGTGGTTTCCGCCGCCCTGGTGCTGAGCTACGCCGTGGCGCCGGTAACGGTCGCCGCCCTGCGCCGCAACGCACCGGACCTGCCGCGTCCGTTCCGGGTGCGGGGGCTGGGGCTGATGGGGCCGCTGTCCTTCGTCATCGCCGCGCTGATCGTCTACTGGTCCGGCTGGGGCACGGTGTCCTGGCTGCTGGGCCTGCAGATCCTGATGTTCGTGATCTACCTCCTGTGCCGCCGCTTCGTGCCCACCGAGCACCTGAGCCTGGCCCAGCAGGTGCGCTCGTCCGCCTGGCTGATCGGCTTCTACGCCCTGACCCTGCTGCTCTCCTGGCTCGGCAGCTTCGGCGGCCTGGGCGTGCTCGGCCATCCCTACGACACCCTCGCCGTGGCGGTTTGCGCCCTGGGCATCTACCACTGGGGCGCGGCGACCGGCGTGCCGGCCGAGCTGATCCGCCTCGGCGGCGAGGATGAAAGCGAGGAGGGCACCGAGGCGGAAGCAGCGCCGTCCCCGGTGGCGCTCCCTGACCAGGCTTAG
- a CDS encoding Ldh family oxidoreductase: MNDLINLSLEQVHALALRALTVNGMGEDHARAIADTITQGQRDECHSHGLYRVLVCVHSLRSGKVDPVARPSVSRPAPAIVRVDAQRGYSLLAFQTGLPLLVEQARELGMAALVIRNCFHFSALWPEVEAIAAQGLVGMAMTPSHAWVAPEGGRRGVFGTNPLAFSWPREGQEPFVFDFATSAIARGDIELHARQGKPIPLGWGLDAEGRPSTDARAVLEGAMQTFGGHKGSALAAMIELMAGALIGDLTSAESLAFDGGAGATPCHGELVLAFDPARFLGNELDAGRQRAEALFAAITGQGARLPSQRRFAARQRSEREGVWVGRTLLDDIQRLIDDPHSPT; this comes from the coding sequence ATGAACGATCTCATCAACCTCAGCCTCGAGCAGGTGCATGCCCTCGCACTGCGTGCCCTGACCGTCAACGGCATGGGCGAGGACCACGCCCGTGCCATCGCCGACACCATCACCCAGGGGCAGCGCGACGAATGCCATTCCCACGGCCTGTACCGGGTGCTGGTGTGCGTGCATTCGCTGCGCTCCGGCAAGGTGGACCCCGTGGCGCGGCCCAGCGTGAGCCGCCCGGCGCCGGCCATCGTCCGCGTCGATGCGCAGCGAGGCTACTCGCTGCTGGCCTTCCAGACCGGGCTCCCGCTGCTGGTGGAGCAGGCCCGCGAGCTGGGCATGGCCGCCCTGGTGATCCGCAATTGCTTCCACTTCTCCGCGCTGTGGCCGGAGGTGGAAGCCATAGCCGCCCAGGGTCTGGTGGGGATGGCCATGACCCCCAGCCACGCCTGGGTGGCGCCGGAGGGCGGCCGCAGGGGCGTGTTCGGCACCAACCCGCTGGCGTTTTCCTGGCCGCGAGAGGGCCAGGAGCCCTTCGTCTTCGACTTCGCCACCAGCGCCATCGCCCGGGGCGACATCGAGCTGCACGCGCGCCAGGGCAAGCCGATTCCACTGGGTTGGGGCCTGGACGCCGAAGGCCGGCCCAGCACCGATGCCCGGGCCGTGCTGGAGGGCGCCATGCAGACCTTCGGCGGCCACAAGGGCTCGGCCCTGGCGGCGATGATCGAACTCATGGCCGGCGCGCTGATCGGCGACCTGACCAGCGCCGAGTCCCTGGCCTTCGACGGCGGGGCCGGCGCCACGCCCTGCCATGGCGAACTGGTGCTGGCCTTCGACCCGGCGCGCTTCCTCGGCAACGAACTGGACGCCGGACGACAACGGGCCGAGGCGCTGTTCGCCGCCATCACCGGGCAGGGCGCGCGGCTGCCGTCGCAACGCCGCTTCGCCGCCCGCCAGCGCAGCGAGCGGGAGGGCGTCTGGGTCGGCCGGACGCTGCTGGACGACATCCAGCGCCTGATCGACGACCCCCATTCCCCGACCTGA
- a CDS encoding 4-hydroxyproline epimerase, producing MKRIHVIDSHTGGEPTRLVMDGFPELEGSTLAEQRDSLRERHDHWRRACLLEPRGNDVLVGALYRPPVSPGATCGVIFFNNAGYLGMCGHGTLGLVASLQHLGLMAPGEHRIDTPVGTVSATLHEDGRVTLGNVPAYRYRRQVPVEVPGHGVVHGDIAWGGNWFFLVNDHGQRLDLDNVEALTAYTWAMLRALEAQGIHGEGGALIDHVELFAEDPEADSRNFVMCPGKAYDRSPCGTGTSAKLACLAADGKLAPGQRWVQASITGSRFEGHYQWEGERIRPFITGRAHLTADSTLLIDEQDPFAWGI from the coding sequence ATGAAGCGCATCCATGTCATCGATTCCCACACCGGCGGCGAACCCACGCGCCTGGTGATGGACGGCTTTCCCGAACTGGAAGGCAGCACCCTGGCCGAGCAGCGCGACAGCCTGCGCGAGCGGCACGACCACTGGCGCCGCGCCTGCCTGCTGGAACCGCGTGGCAACGACGTGCTGGTGGGCGCGCTGTACCGCCCGCCGGTGTCGCCCGGCGCCACCTGCGGGGTGATCTTCTTCAACAACGCCGGCTACCTCGGCATGTGCGGCCACGGCACCCTCGGCCTGGTGGCGTCCCTCCAGCACCTGGGGCTGATGGCCCCCGGCGAGCACCGCATCGACACGCCGGTGGGCACCGTCAGCGCCACTCTCCATGAGGACGGCCGCGTCACCCTGGGCAACGTGCCGGCCTACCGCTACCGCCGCCAGGTACCGGTGGAGGTGCCCGGGCATGGCGTGGTCCACGGCGACATCGCCTGGGGCGGCAACTGGTTCTTCCTGGTGAACGACCATGGCCAGCGCCTGGACCTGGACAACGTCGAAGCCCTCACCGCGTACACCTGGGCCATGCTGCGGGCCCTGGAGGCCCAGGGCATCCACGGCGAGGGCGGGGCGCTGATCGACCACGTTGAGCTGTTCGCCGAGGACCCCGAGGCCGACAGCCGCAACTTCGTCATGTGCCCCGGCAAGGCCTACGACCGCTCCCCCTGCGGCACCGGCACCAGCGCCAAGCTGGCCTGCCTGGCGGCGGACGGCAAGCTCGCCCCCGGCCAGCGCTGGGTCCAGGCCAGCATCACCGGCAGCCGCTTCGAGGGGCACTACCAGTGGGAAGGCGAGCGCATCCGCCCCTTCATCACCGGCCGTGCCCACCTCACCGCCGACAGCACCCTGCTCATCGACGAGCAGGACCCCTTCGCCTGGGGCATCTGA
- a CDS encoding dihydrodipicolinate synthase family protein has protein sequence MNIDIFRGCIPALMTPCTDARQPDYDALVAKGRELIQAGMSAVVYCGSMGDWPLLSEAQRQEGVARLVKAGVPTIVGTGAVNTREAVSHAAHAAKVGAHGLMVIPRLLSRAASPAAQKAHFSAVLQAAAELPSVIYNSPYYSFSTRADLFFELRGQHRNLIGFKEFGGADAMRYAAEHITSHDDEVILMAGVDTQVFHGYVNCNATGTITGIGNVLPREVLQLVALSRQAATGDARARRLALELSAALDVLSSFDEGCDLVLFYKYLMVLNGDREYRLHFNESDALSDSQRRYAEQQYGLFRQWYANWSAEHNLA, from the coding sequence ATGAACATCGACATCTTCCGTGGCTGCATCCCCGCCCTCATGACCCCCTGCACCGACGCGCGCCAGCCGGACTACGACGCCCTGGTGGCCAAGGGGCGTGAACTGATCCAGGCCGGCATGAGCGCCGTGGTCTACTGCGGTTCCATGGGCGACTGGCCGTTGCTCAGCGAGGCCCAGCGCCAGGAGGGCGTGGCGCGCCTGGTGAAGGCCGGCGTGCCCACCATCGTCGGCACCGGCGCGGTGAACACCCGCGAGGCGGTGTCCCACGCCGCCCATGCCGCCAAGGTCGGCGCCCATGGCCTGATGGTGATTCCGCGCCTGCTGTCCCGCGCGGCCTCTCCGGCAGCGCAGAAGGCGCATTTCTCCGCCGTGCTCCAGGCGGCGGCGGAGCTGCCCTCGGTCATCTACAACAGCCCCTACTACAGCTTCTCCACCCGCGCCGACCTGTTCTTCGAACTGCGCGGGCAACACCGCAACCTGATCGGCTTCAAGGAGTTCGGCGGCGCCGACGCCATGCGCTACGCCGCCGAGCACATCACCTCCCACGATGACGAGGTGATCCTGATGGCCGGGGTCGACACCCAGGTGTTCCACGGCTACGTCAACTGCAACGCCACCGGCACCATCACCGGCATCGGCAACGTGCTGCCCCGCGAGGTGCTGCAACTGGTGGCGCTGAGCCGCCAGGCCGCCACCGGCGATGCCCGCGCACGCCGCCTGGCCCTGGAGCTGAGCGCGGCGCTGGACGTGCTCTCGTCCTTCGACGAGGGCTGCGACCTGGTGCTCTTCTACAAGTACCTGATGGTGCTCAACGGCGACCGCGAGTACCGCCTGCACTTCAACGAGAGCGACGCCCTCAGCGACTCCCAGCGCCGCTATGCCGAGCAGCAGTACGGGCTGTTCCGCCAGTGGTATGCCAACTGGTCGGCCGAGCACAACCTGGCCTGA
- a CDS encoding aldehyde dehydrogenase (NADP(+)), protein MNLTGNMLIGRQAVTGDRDAIRAVHPATGNLLEPAYPGGSEAQVAQACALAWAAFDAYRETAPETRAGFLEAIAEEIEALGDALIERAMAETGLPQPRIQGERGRTCQQLRTFARTLRAGEWLDVRIDPALPERQPQARPDLRQRRIPLGPVAVFGASNFPLAFSVAGGDTASALAAGCPVVVKAHSAHPGTSEWVGRAVVRAATRCRMPEGVFSLLFGAGREVGLALVIDPRIKAVGFTGSRSGGLALCRAAQARPEPIPVYAEMSSINPVFLFSNALQARLEVLAEGYVASLTQGAGQFCTNPGLLIAREGEALDAFLAAAAGHLRQCPAQTMLTPGIFQAFAVGVDALAQHPQVRLLAAGLPGDGPNRCQARLFVTDAESFLADPALHGEIFGAAGLVVRCRDEGQFRQLAERLEGQLTATLHLEDGDLDSARALLPTLELKAGRVLVNGWPTGVEVCDAMVHGGPFPATSDTRATSVGTAAIHRFLRPVCYQGFPDGLLPAALRQANPLGLKRLIDGEREA, encoded by the coding sequence ATGAACCTGACAGGCAACATGCTGATCGGCCGGCAGGCCGTTACCGGTGATCGCGACGCGATCCGCGCCGTACATCCCGCCACTGGCAATCTCCTCGAACCCGCCTATCCCGGCGGCAGCGAGGCCCAGGTCGCCCAGGCCTGCGCGCTGGCCTGGGCCGCCTTCGACGCCTACCGCGAAACCGCCCCGGAAACCCGGGCAGGCTTCCTCGAGGCCATCGCCGAGGAGATCGAGGCCCTGGGGGATGCCCTGATCGAACGCGCCATGGCCGAAACCGGCCTTCCGCAGCCCCGTATCCAGGGCGAGCGGGGCCGTACCTGCCAGCAGCTCCGGACCTTCGCCCGCACCCTGCGGGCCGGTGAGTGGCTGGACGTGCGTATCGATCCGGCGCTGCCCGAACGCCAGCCCCAGGCACGACCCGACCTGCGCCAGCGGCGGATCCCACTGGGGCCGGTGGCGGTGTTCGGCGCCAGCAACTTTCCCCTGGCTTTCTCCGTGGCCGGCGGTGATACCGCGTCCGCGCTCGCAGCGGGTTGCCCCGTGGTGGTCAAGGCCCACAGCGCTCATCCCGGTACCAGCGAATGGGTGGGCCGCGCCGTGGTGCGCGCGGCCACGCGCTGCCGGATGCCCGAGGGGGTGTTCTCGCTCCTGTTCGGCGCCGGTCGGGAGGTGGGCCTCGCCCTGGTCATCGATCCGCGCATCAAGGCCGTGGGTTTCACCGGCTCGCGCAGCGGCGGCCTGGCCCTGTGTCGCGCGGCCCAGGCGCGTCCCGAACCCATTCCGGTGTACGCGGAGATGAGCTCGATCAATCCGGTATTCCTTTTCTCCAACGCCTTGCAGGCGCGGTTAGAGGTCCTCGCCGAGGGCTACGTCGCGTCCCTGACCCAGGGTGCCGGCCAGTTCTGCACCAACCCGGGCCTGCTGATCGCCCGCGAGGGCGAGGCGCTCGACGCCTTTCTCGCGGCGGCGGCCGGGCACCTGCGGCAGTGCCCCGCGCAGACCATGCTCACGCCCGGCATCTTCCAGGCATTCGCGGTGGGCGTGGACGCGCTGGCCCAGCATCCCCAGGTGCGGCTCCTGGCCGCCGGGCTGCCGGGCGACGGCCCCAACCGCTGCCAGGCCCGGTTGTTCGTCACCGATGCCGAATCCTTCCTGGCCGACCCGGCGCTGCACGGCGAAATCTTCGGCGCGGCCGGACTGGTGGTGCGGTGCCGCGATGAGGGTCAGTTCCGCCAGCTCGCCGAGCGGCTCGAAGGCCAGCTCACCGCGACCCTGCACCTGGAGGATGGCGACCTCGACAGCGCCCGAGCCCTGCTGCCGACCCTGGAGCTCAAGGCTGGCCGCGTGCTGGTCAATGGCTGGCCCACGGGCGTCGAAGTGTGCGACGCCATGGTTCACGGCGGCCCGTTCCCGGCCACTTCGGACACGCGCGCCACCTCGGTCGGCACCGCTGCCATCCACCGCTTCCTGCGGCCGGTCTGCTACCAGGGTTTCCCCGATGGGCTGCTGCCCGCCGCGCTGCGGCAGGCCAATCCCCTGGGCCTCAAGCGGTTGATCGACGGCGAGCGGGAGGCCTGA
- a CDS encoding NAD(P)/FAD-dependent oxidoreductase encodes MSRSQSERTAEIDVAVVGAGVIGMACALDLARQGKRVQVFDPEGPGQGASFGNAGHLATEQVFPIADLSILKRLPAMLLDPMGPLRLDWTYLPRAMPWFIRLLLNLRPAPFQRTVAGLRALNDASLAAWQRLLQSIGHAGLLKEDGSLLAFERPESREALLALQARMGGQGVPVEYWEAGAVQAAAPQLSERILGGLFFPATGHFIDPHRVVCALLDAAEALGVAFHRQRVIDGQLLPDGVALRLGSGSVRARQVLIACGAHSAAMTERLTGTRTPLDTERGYHLMLPREHGRLPFAVTSFERKFIMTPMEGGLRLAGTVEFAGLEKPANMARAWQLHRLSQGLFRHDLDAEAASPWMGFRPSLPDSLPVIDRACGGRVLLAFGHQHLGLTQAAITAEHIGRLARGQAVDGLDAYRLDRFCWT; translated from the coding sequence ATGAGCCGTTCCCAGTCTGAACGAACGGCCGAGATCGACGTGGCCGTGGTGGGCGCCGGTGTCATCGGCATGGCCTGTGCGCTGGACCTGGCGCGACAGGGCAAGCGGGTGCAGGTGTTCGACCCGGAAGGACCGGGGCAGGGCGCTTCCTTCGGCAACGCCGGGCACCTGGCCACCGAGCAGGTCTTCCCCATCGCCGACCTGTCGATCCTCAAGCGCCTGCCCGCCATGCTCCTCGATCCCATGGGCCCGCTGCGGCTGGACTGGACCTACCTGCCGCGTGCGATGCCCTGGTTCATCCGCCTGCTGCTCAACCTGCGGCCGGCGCCGTTTCAGCGCACCGTCGCCGGGCTTCGCGCGCTCAACGATGCAAGCCTGGCGGCCTGGCAGCGGCTGCTGCAGTCCATCGGGCATGCCGGCCTGTTGAAGGAGGACGGCTCCCTGCTGGCCTTCGAACGCCCCGAGTCGCGCGAGGCGCTGCTGGCCCTGCAGGCGCGGATGGGCGGGCAGGGCGTGCCGGTGGAGTACTGGGAAGCCGGCGCCGTGCAGGCCGCCGCGCCGCAGTTGAGCGAGCGGATACTCGGTGGGTTGTTCTTTCCCGCCACCGGGCACTTCATCGACCCCCACCGGGTGGTGTGCGCATTGCTGGACGCCGCCGAGGCGCTGGGGGTGGCGTTCCACCGGCAGCGGGTCATCGATGGACAGCTGCTGCCGGACGGCGTCGCACTGCGCCTGGGCAGCGGCAGCGTGCGGGCGCGCCAGGTGCTGATTGCCTGCGGTGCCCACTCCGCGGCGATGACCGAACGGCTCACCGGCACGCGGACGCCACTGGACACCGAGCGCGGCTATCACCTGATGCTGCCCCGGGAGCATGGGCGGCTGCCCTTTGCCGTCACCTCCTTCGAGCGCAAGTTCATCATGACGCCCATGGAGGGCGGCCTGCGCCTGGCCGGCACCGTCGAGTTCGCCGGGCTGGAGAAGCCGGCGAACATGGCGCGCGCCTGGCAGCTCCATCGACTCAGCCAGGGCCTTTTCAGGCACGACCTGGATGCCGAAGCTGCCAGCCCCTGGATGGGCTTTCGACCCTCCTTGCCGGACTCGCTGCCCGTCATCGACCGGGCGTGCGGAGGCCGCGTCCTGCTTGCCTTCGGCCACCAGCACCTGGGGCTGACCCAGGCGGCCATTACCGCCGAGCACATCGGCCGACTGGCCCGGGGACAGGCGGTGGACGGGTTGGACGCCTATCGGCTGGATCGTTTCTGCTGGACATGA